CCTTGTCGAGGTAGAGCGTGGCGAAGCCGGAGCGCTTGATGCTGCCGAGGTCGCCGCCGGAGCCTTTGACCCAGAGAACCTTCTTGGTCTCGCCGTCGAGCGGATCGACGATGTCGAACTTGGAGCTGGTGTTGCCGCCGCCGAAGTTGGTGATGCGCAGATCGGAGCCGAGCAGGTTGGAGCGGTAGCGGAGCAACTCAGGGGCATCCAGTTTGGAGGCGACTGCGTCGTCCCAGCGGTCTTCGAGGTAGTGCAGCTTCGGGTTGGCCATAACGTCCTTTTCCTTCAGTTCAAACGCTTTTGAGAACTACGTGACGACGATAATTTTTGCACATCCATAACCAATAGAGCAATTATTCCTATAGAAGAATTGATGAATTTGGCCGGACATTCCTATGCTTTGACGGCCCGCTTGCCGGTTGCTGCGGCCTTGGTCTTGATGAGAGTGGGAGTGGCTTTAGTCCGGCGCTTGAGCTGCGGCGTGGTGATTACCTTGTGCTCAATGAAGTTGTAGGGGGCGACCTTGTCGCCGCGCAGCAGGGATAGGCCCAGCTCGATGAGGCGGGGGCCGTAGAGGCTGGCCTCGTGCGAGACCGAGCCGATGGCCGGGGTGCCCGCGCGACGCATCTCGAGCGCCATCTCGTCGACGAAGTCCTGGCCGACGACTACCGCGTGACGCTCGCGGCCCAGCTCGCGCAGAGCGGCGATGGCCCCGAGGGCGCTGGTGTCGTTGGCGGCCGCGATGAGGATGCGCGTGGCGTTGGGATGACGGTTCAGGAAGTCGTAGACGACCTTGTAGCTGGCGGTGCTGAGGCCGCGTCCATCGACGCGGACGAAGGACTCCGGCGGGATGTTTTGCAGGGTGGTCTTTACGGCTTCGAATGCGCCGGTGATGCGGCTCTGCACCAGTTGCCCAGCCTCTTCGAGATCGAGGCCCAGCATCCAGTCCATCTTGCCGCCCCAGCGGTTCAGGGCATACTCGGCCAGCAGGCTGCCTGCTTCGTAGCCCACGCGGTAGTTGTCCACGCCGAAGTAGGTGGAGTGCGGGTGGGGAATGTCGATGGCGATCAGCGGGATGTTGGCGGCGGCGATGCGGTCGGCGATGATGGGCGCGGCGTGCTGTTCCACCTGGAACTCGATGACCACGTCCACGCCCTCGCGGACGAAGGACTCGGCGTTCCGCACTGCGGTCTCGGCGTCGTAGCAGTTGTCCATCACGATGAGATCGACGCCCAGCCCGGCGGCGGCCTGTTTAAGACTGGCGGTGACAGCTTGCGAGAAGGGCATCTCTGCGCTCTGGCCGCCGAAGCCGAAGCGCACCTTCTTGGGGCGGGCGATGTAGTGGTAGCCGCGATCGGGCGTCTGGCCGACGTAGCCTCGATGAACCAGTGTCTTAAGGATGCGATAAACAGTGGTCTTCGAGACCTTGGTCTGCTTGTGGATGGCCTCAAGCACCAGAGGCTCGCTCTGCGATTGCAGCAGCTCAAGGATGTCCAGCGCCTTGGTGAGGACCGGGATCAGGTATAGACGTTTCGTCTTCGCCTTGCGTGGCATGGACATGAATGTAGACAGCCTCAATCTGGAGATGCGCAGCTCTGGTGGACCATTATCGCAGCGAATCACCTTTGCCTCTCAGAGTGGACCGCGCATCGCTGCACGATCCACTCCGAATCATCAGGCGTAGGAGCTGACGGAACCGGCGTTCTTCGCACGCCGCTCCTCGGTAATCTTCTCGACGTAGCCCTCGGTGCGCAGGGCAGCCATGGGGTCGGCAGCGAGGCCGCGAGCAGTGCGCCACTCGGCCAGGGCAGGGCGAACGTCGGACCAGAAGGCGCTGCGGAACAACTCCTCGGCCTCGACCAGCTTGCAGGAGTCCTGCAACTCGGCCAGCTTGTCCTGATCGACGAGCGCGGCCTTGGCGTACAGCTCCTGCGCGGTGACGACGGTCTGGACCATCGCCTCCATCTTGCCCTTCAGGTTGTGGCTCTGGTCGATCATGAACGCCGGGGTGGTCTTGCTACCGGTTAGATGCTGCTGGAAGTGGATCTCATGGAAGATGCGGAAGACCTGGTAGGGGTCGATGGAGCCGAGGGTGAGGTCGTCGTCGGCGTACTTGCGGTCGTTGAAGTGGAAGCCGCCGAGTGCGTTGAGCTGGAGCAGCCACGCCACAATCTGCTCGATGTTAGTGCCCTGATAGTGGTGGCCGGTGTCGACGAGCACCTTGGCCTGCGGGCCGGCGTTGCGGGCCAGCTCGAGCGCCATGCCCCAGTCGGCGATATCGGTGTGGTAGAAGGCAGGTTCGAAGGGTTTGTACTCGACCAGCAGGGTCTGGCCGGGAGCGAGCGCGGCATGGGTCTTCTGGAGCGTCTCCTGCATCCAGCCGATGCGGCGGCGCATGCTCTGCGAGCCGGGGTAGTTGGAACCGTCGGAGACCCAGAGGGAGACCTCGGCCGAGCCGAGCGCCTTGCCGATCTCGACCGAGTCGATCATGTGCGCGGTGGCCTTGGCGCGGACCTCGGCGCTGGGGTTGCAGATGGAGCCGAACTTATACTCCTGATCCTGGAAGAGATTGGGATTGATGGAACCGGCGCGCACGCCGGTTTTCTTCACCAGCGCCTGGATGGCGGGCACGCTGGCGAGGCCCTCGGGCAGATCCCACAGCACGTGCAACGCGAGCGTCGGGGTTGCGCCGGTCAGGCGATTGACCTCTGCCGCGTCGGCGAACTTCTCTTCGATGTTCGTGGCTGCGGCTTCCTGCACAAACTTGCCGAATCGTGTGCCTGTGTTGGCAAAACCCCACGACGGAATCTCGATCGCAAAGGCATCCATTGCGGCAAATATGCGTTGCGTGGCCTGTTCATTCTTCATCGAAGTGCATCCCCTCTGTACTCGCCGCGCCGGGGCGCGTAAATTCCTGCGTGAACTTACTATACCTATTGAAAACGTGCTTGTAAGGCAGTCCGGCTCCAATAGATAAA
This is a stretch of genomic DNA from Granulicella sp. WH15. It encodes these proteins:
- a CDS encoding substrate-binding domain-containing protein, giving the protein MSMPRKAKTKRLYLIPVLTKALDILELLQSQSEPLVLEAIHKQTKVSKTTVYRILKTLVHRGYVGQTPDRGYHYIARPKKVRFGFGGQSAEMPFSQAVTASLKQAAAGLGVDLIVMDNCYDAETAVRNAESFVREGVDVVIEFQVEQHAAPIIADRIAAANIPLIAIDIPHPHSTYFGVDNYRVGYEAGSLLAEYALNRWGGKMDWMLGLDLEEAGQLVQSRITGAFEAVKTTLQNIPPESFVRVDGRGLSTASYKVVYDFLNRHPNATRILIAAANDTSALGAIAALRELGRERHAVVVGQDFVDEMALEMRRAGTPAIGSVSHEASLYGPRLIELGLSLLRGDKVAPYNFIEHKVITTPQLKRRTKATPTLIKTKAAATGKRAVKA
- a CDS encoding TIM barrel protein is translated as MKNEQATQRIFAAMDAFAIEIPSWGFANTGTRFGKFVQEAAATNIEEKFADAAEVNRLTGATPTLALHVLWDLPEGLASVPAIQALVKKTGVRAGSINPNLFQDQEYKFGSICNPSAEVRAKATAHMIDSVEIGKALGSAEVSLWVSDGSNYPGSQSMRRRIGWMQETLQKTHAALAPGQTLLVEYKPFEPAFYHTDIADWGMALELARNAGPQAKVLVDTGHHYQGTNIEQIVAWLLQLNALGGFHFNDRKYADDDLTLGSIDPYQVFRIFHEIHFQQHLTGSKTTPAFMIDQSHNLKGKMEAMVQTVVTAQELYAKAALVDQDKLAELQDSCKLVEAEELFRSAFWSDVRPALAEWRTARGLAADPMAALRTEGYVEKITEERRAKNAGSVSSYA